One region of Kytococcus sedentarius DSM 20547 genomic DNA includes:
- the topA gene encoding type I DNA topoisomerase translates to MAAKGSKLVIVESPTKVKSIGQYLGDEYRVEASVGHIRDLPTPSEMPADMKTGPYGKFAVDVDNGFDPYYVIDADKKKKVTELRKALKEADELYLATDEDREGEAIAWHLLQALKPKVPVKRMVFHEITKDAIQHAVNTTRDLDDRMVDAQESRRILDRLYGYEVSPVLWRKVKQGLSAGRVQSVATRLVVERERARMAFRIASYWDVEADLAPADDQQFTARLTSLDGVRVATGRDFTDAGELKSSAQVTHLAEADARAVASGIEAAQVTVTDVSEKPYTRKPAAPFITSTLQQEASRKLRLGSKDAMRVAQRLYENGYITYMRTDSTTLSQSAMTAARQQARDLYGADYVPDSPRFYGKKAKGAQEAHEAIRPAGDTFRTPAQVAGELRGSEYAMYELIWKRTVASQMADAKGSTATVRIGAPLQGVQVGGKPARQAELTASGTVITFRGFLAAYEEGRDADRYGGGEQGGSGDAGAKSGKGAKEVRLPKMAAGQELATSRVEALGHETSPPPRYTEATLVKALEEKGIGRPSTYAATVGTIQDRGYVRTKGNALVPTWLAFAVTTLLEKHFPTLVDYDFTASMEEGLDAIAAGEEDRVAWLQRFYFGDEASSATGLRELVEDLGEIDAKGVSTIDIGDGIVVRVGRYGPYVEEIAPAGTDLTTGEVPDDAGSAARAADGTAASGEEEAKPLRASIPEDIAPDELTPAMAREYLAEAASDGRVLGQDPETGRDIVAKTGRYGPYVSEVFTDEDVARFEAEGKKTTGRGKDLVKPRTGSLLASMDVRTVTLEDALKILSLPRVVGADPESGAEITAQNGRYGPYLKKGTDSRSLASEEQIFEITLEEALKIYAEPKRRGRSAANPPLAEFAEDPVSGKKVVIKDGRFGPYITDGETNVTVPRAMRPEDVSELQAFELLAQKRAEGPKKKPVRKSSGTTRKAPAKKPAAGTARTVKAGSRKKS, encoded by the coding sequence GTGGCAGCCAAGGGCAGCAAGCTCGTGATCGTGGAGTCGCCGACCAAGGTGAAGTCCATCGGCCAGTACCTGGGGGACGAGTACCGCGTGGAGGCCTCCGTCGGCCACATTCGCGACCTGCCCACGCCCAGCGAGATGCCCGCAGACATGAAGACGGGGCCCTACGGCAAGTTCGCCGTGGACGTGGACAACGGCTTCGACCCCTACTACGTCATCGACGCGGACAAGAAGAAAAAGGTCACCGAGCTGCGCAAGGCCCTCAAGGAGGCCGACGAGCTCTACCTCGCCACCGACGAGGACCGCGAGGGCGAGGCCATCGCCTGGCACCTGCTGCAGGCGCTCAAGCCCAAAGTGCCGGTCAAGCGCATGGTCTTCCACGAGATCACCAAGGACGCCATCCAGCACGCGGTGAACACCACCCGCGACCTCGACGACCGCATGGTCGACGCCCAGGAGTCCCGCCGCATCCTCGACCGCCTCTACGGCTACGAGGTCTCCCCGGTGCTCTGGCGCAAGGTCAAGCAGGGCCTGTCCGCCGGCCGTGTGCAGTCCGTCGCCACCCGCCTGGTGGTGGAGCGCGAGCGCGCCCGCATGGCCTTCCGCATCGCGTCCTACTGGGACGTGGAGGCCGACCTCGCCCCCGCCGACGATCAGCAGTTCACCGCGCGCCTCACCAGCCTCGATGGGGTGCGCGTGGCCACCGGCCGCGACTTCACCGATGCGGGGGAGCTCAAGTCCTCCGCCCAGGTCACCCACCTGGCCGAGGCCGACGCCCGGGCCGTCGCCTCCGGCATCGAGGCCGCGCAGGTGACCGTCACCGATGTCAGCGAGAAGCCGTACACGCGCAAGCCGGCCGCGCCGTTCATCACCTCCACCCTGCAGCAGGAGGCCAGTCGCAAGCTGCGCCTGGGCTCCAAGGACGCCATGCGGGTGGCGCAGCGGCTGTACGAGAACGGCTACATCACCTACATGCGTACCGACTCGACCACCTTGTCGCAGTCGGCCATGACCGCGGCCCGTCAGCAGGCTCGTGACCTCTACGGCGCGGACTACGTGCCGGACTCCCCACGCTTCTACGGCAAGAAGGCCAAGGGCGCGCAGGAGGCCCACGAGGCCATCCGTCCCGCCGGCGACACCTTCCGCACCCCGGCCCAGGTGGCCGGCGAGCTGCGCGGCAGCGAGTACGCCATGTACGAGCTCATCTGGAAGCGCACGGTCGCCTCCCAGATGGCTGACGCCAAGGGCTCCACGGCCACCGTCCGCATCGGCGCGCCGCTGCAGGGCGTGCAGGTCGGGGGCAAGCCGGCGCGCCAGGCCGAGCTCACCGCCTCGGGCACGGTCATCACCTTCCGGGGCTTCCTGGCCGCCTACGAGGAGGGGCGCGACGCCGACCGTTACGGCGGGGGCGAGCAGGGCGGCTCGGGCGACGCCGGCGCGAAGTCCGGGAAGGGTGCCAAGGAGGTGCGCCTGCCGAAGATGGCCGCAGGGCAGGAGCTGGCCACCTCCCGGGTGGAGGCGCTGGGGCACGAGACCTCCCCGCCGCCGCGGTACACCGAGGCCACGTTGGTGAAGGCGCTGGAGGAGAAGGGCATCGGCCGCCCGTCCACCTACGCGGCGACCGTCGGCACCATCCAGGACCGCGGGTACGTGCGCACCAAGGGCAATGCGTTGGTGCCCACCTGGCTGGCGTTCGCCGTGACCACCCTGTTGGAGAAGCACTTCCCCACGTTGGTGGACTACGACTTCACCGCATCGATGGAGGAGGGGCTCGACGCGATCGCCGCTGGCGAGGAGGACCGCGTCGCCTGGCTGCAACGGTTCTACTTCGGTGACGAGGCGTCCTCGGCCACCGGGTTGCGTGAGCTGGTGGAGGACCTCGGTGAGATCGACGCCAAGGGGGTTTCCACGATCGACATCGGCGACGGGATCGTCGTGCGCGTGGGTCGTTACGGGCCGTACGTGGAGGAGATCGCGCCGGCGGGCACCGACCTGACCACCGGAGAGGTGCCGGACGATGCGGGGAGCGCCGCCCGTGCCGCGGACGGCACCGCTGCCTCGGGCGAGGAGGAGGCCAAGCCGCTGCGCGCCAGCATCCCGGAGGACATCGCGCCGGACGAGCTGACCCCGGCGATGGCGCGGGAGTACCTGGCCGAGGCCGCCTCCGACGGGCGAGTGCTGGGTCAGGACCCCGAGACCGGCCGCGACATCGTGGCCAAGACCGGGCGGTACGGGCCGTACGTCTCCGAGGTGTTCACCGACGAGGACGTCGCCCGCTTCGAGGCCGAGGGCAAGAAGACCACCGGCCGCGGCAAGGACCTGGTGAAGCCGCGGACCGGCTCGCTGCTGGCCTCCATGGACGTGCGGACGGTGACGCTCGAGGACGCCCTGAAGATCCTCTCGCTGCCGCGGGTGGTGGGTGCGGACCCGGAGAGCGGCGCCGAGATCACCGCGCAGAACGGGCGTTACGGGCCGTACCTGAAGAAGGGTACGGACTCGCGCTCGCTGGCCAGTGAGGAGCAGATCTTCGAGATCACCCTCGAGGAGGCCCTGAAGATCTACGCCGAGCCCAAGCGGCGCGGGCGCTCGGCGGCCAACCCGCCGCTGGCGGAGTTCGCCGAGGACCCGGTCTCGGGCAAGAAGGTGGTCATCAAGGACGGCCGCTTCGGGCCCTACATCACCGATGGCGAGACGAACGTGACCGTGCCGCGCGCCATGCGGCCGGAGGACGTCTCGGAGCTGCAGGCCTTCGAGCTGCTCGCGCAGAAGCGGGCCGAGGGGCCGAAGAAGAAGCCGGTGCGCAAGAGCTCGGGCACCACCCGCAAGGCGCCGGCGAAGAAGCCGGCCGCCGGGACTGCGCGCACGGTGAAGGCCGGGA
- a CDS encoding Fic family protein, which produces MTSPWPPVAHETLPWVSTLPTEHLTRRQRSELRPTFEATVPPSIAEAPWTPPAPLLADLDDITAEISRFDAESPLALAPYAGLLLRSEAAASSRIEHLTASARAILAAEVGDRSRRNATEIAQNTAALVEAIEPASEPDAAALLSMHATLLGGVDPQAGQWRREQVWVGGSDLGPFGAVHVGPTAERVPGLIEDLVVFMRRDDLPVLAHAALAHAQFETIHPFTDGNGRTGRALVHAMLRAKRLTRRVTVPVSAGLPTDTSRYFDALDAYRTGDPEPIVERMAHAALRGAQEARVLVAELVEIHARWQDRITARPQAAAWRLVDLLRERPVVTAEVVQERLGLAAPHVRRAVNPLLKAGILKESRMAQDGRRIVWRAPEVLAALDRFAERSGRRSLG; this is translated from the coding sequence ATGACCTCGCCTTGGCCCCCTGTCGCGCACGAGACGCTCCCGTGGGTCTCCACCCTGCCGACCGAGCACCTCACGCGCCGCCAGCGATCCGAGCTCCGCCCGACCTTTGAGGCCACCGTCCCGCCGTCGATCGCCGAGGCACCGTGGACGCCGCCGGCCCCGCTGCTCGCCGACCTGGATGACATCACCGCCGAGATCTCCCGCTTCGATGCGGAGTCTCCCCTGGCGCTCGCCCCCTACGCCGGGCTGCTCCTGCGCTCCGAGGCGGCGGCGTCCTCCCGCATCGAACACCTCACCGCGAGCGCCCGGGCGATCCTCGCCGCCGAGGTCGGCGACCGGTCCCGGCGCAACGCCACGGAGATCGCCCAGAACACGGCGGCCCTCGTGGAGGCCATCGAGCCGGCCAGCGAGCCCGATGCCGCGGCACTCCTGTCCATGCACGCGACGCTCTTGGGCGGCGTGGACCCACAGGCCGGGCAGTGGCGACGAGAGCAGGTGTGGGTGGGCGGTTCGGACCTCGGGCCGTTCGGCGCCGTGCACGTGGGGCCCACCGCCGAGCGCGTGCCGGGCCTCATCGAGGACCTGGTCGTCTTCATGCGCAGGGATGACCTGCCGGTGCTCGCACATGCCGCCCTGGCTCACGCCCAGTTCGAGACGATCCACCCGTTCACCGACGGCAACGGGCGTACCGGGCGGGCACTCGTCCACGCGATGCTGCGCGCCAAGCGACTCACGCGCCGGGTGACGGTGCCGGTCTCAGCTGGCCTACCCACGGACACGAGCCGCTACTTCGACGCATTGGACGCGTACCGCACCGGGGACCCGGAACCCATCGTGGAGCGCATGGCCCACGCCGCCCTCCGCGGGGCGCAGGAGGCCCGGGTGCTCGTCGCGGAGCTGGTGGAGATCCACGCCAGGTGGCAGGACCGGATCACCGCGCGCCCCCAGGCGGCGGCCTGGCGACTGGTGGACCTGCTGCGGGAGCGGCCGGTGGTGACGGCCGAGGTGGTGCAGGAGCGCCTCGGCCTTGCAGCCCCCCACGTGCGGCGTGCCGTGAACCCGCTCCTGAAGGCCGGGATCCTCAAGGAGTCGCGGATGGCGCAGGACGGGCGGCGGATCGTGTGGCGCGCACCCGAGGTGCTGGCAGCCCTCGACCGGTTCGCCGAGCGGAGCGGGCGCCGGAGCCTGGGCTGA
- a CDS encoding dihydrofolate reductase family protein — MATIYCTATSLDGFIADDAESLAWLFRTPGHADDPGGRYGDGDSLDFDRFFDGVGAIVLGASTYAWLGRELTQDGGEFTWPYEQPTWLMTHREVTPIDGVTGASGDVAGLHPEFVEAAGEKDVWVMGGGDLAGQFADAGLLDTVWVHQVPVTLGAGKPLLPRRLRLRREALERDGQFTAMRFAVVGPEPRPPG; from the coding sequence ATGGCCACCATCTACTGCACTGCCACCAGCCTGGACGGCTTCATCGCCGACGACGCCGAGAGCCTCGCGTGGTTGTTCAGGACGCCGGGGCACGCCGACGACCCGGGCGGCCGCTACGGCGACGGCGACTCGCTGGACTTCGACCGCTTCTTCGACGGCGTGGGGGCCATCGTCCTCGGCGCCAGCACCTATGCATGGTTGGGGCGCGAGCTCACCCAGGACGGTGGCGAATTCACCTGGCCGTACGAACAGCCGACCTGGCTGATGACCCACCGCGAGGTCACCCCCATCGATGGGGTGACAGGAGCCAGCGGCGACGTCGCCGGCCTGCACCCGGAGTTCGTGGAGGCCGCCGGCGAGAAGGACGTGTGGGTGATGGGTGGCGGTGACCTCGCCGGGCAGTTTGCCGATGCGGGACTGCTGGACACCGTCTGGGTGCACCAGGTGCCGGTCACGCTGGGCGCCGGCAAGCCACTGCTGCCGCGCCGGTTGAGGCTGCGTCGTGAGGCGCTGGAACGCGACGGTCAGTTCACGGCCATGCGCTTCGCGGTGGTCGGTCCCGAGCCCCGGCCGCCTGGCTGA
- a CDS encoding TA system VapC family ribonuclease toxin: MRTQPDVAALLDVNTLIALLDIDHRDHEAAHRWAEERLSNGWATCATTQMGFLRVISQPGYPSPITVDEAGRLLRRATDHPSHEYWSSEPQPCAGSVSLDVITGHRQITDAYLLALAVHQNGCLVTFDRRITTRHVPGAGQEHLVRL; encoded by the coding sequence ATGAGGACCCAGCCTGACGTGGCGGCTCTGTTGGACGTGAACACCCTGATCGCCTTGCTCGACATCGATCACCGTGACCATGAGGCCGCCCACCGATGGGCTGAAGAACGCCTCTCGAACGGGTGGGCCACCTGTGCCACGACACAAATGGGCTTCCTCCGTGTCATCAGCCAGCCGGGTTACCCCAGTCCCATCACAGTGGACGAGGCCGGACGCCTGCTCCGACGAGCGACCGACCACCCCTCGCACGAGTACTGGAGCTCGGAACCGCAGCCCTGTGCCGGCTCCGTGTCCCTCGATGTGATCACGGGCCACCGCCAGATCACGGATGCGTACCTGCTTGCCCTTGCCGTGCACCAGAACGGGTGCCTGGTGACCTTTGACCGACGCATCACCACTCGTCACGTCCCAGGGGCCGGCCAGGAGCACTTGGTCAGACTGTGA
- a CDS encoding transposase — protein MPAPRKYPDELRERAIRLVRDRLADEPRLSQHKACMAIGEQLGINGATLRNWVKTARVDDGELPGTTTAEAVRIAELEKENRDLRRANTILRQASAHSAQAELDRR, from the coding sequence ATGCCCGCACCGAGGAAGTACCCCGATGAACTGCGTGAGCGAGCGATCCGCCTGGTGCGCGATCGCCTCGCCGACGAGCCGCGTCTGTCCCAGCACAAGGCCTGCATGGCCATCGGTGAGCAGTTGGGGATCAACGGCGCTACCTTGCGGAACTGGGTCAAGACCGCCCGCGTCGACGACGGTGAGCTGCCCGGCACCACTACCGCTGAGGCGGTGAGGATCGCCGAGCTGGAGAAGGAGAACCGCGACCTACGACGAGCGAACACGATCTTGCGCCAGGCGAGTGCGCATTCTGCCCAGGCGGAGCTCGACCGCCGCTGA
- a CDS encoding integrase core domain-containing protein, producing MQRPVEHAQYVAIAYTDRLAEAGIEASVGSVGDSFDNAAAEAVNRLCKKELIWREGPWSGMEAVEAATLSWVDWYNTSRLHGHCAHTPPAEYEAAYYASLNRAPETASTA from the coding sequence TTGCAACGACCGGTTGAACACGCGCAATATGTTGCGATTGCCTACACCGACCGCCTTGCTGAGGCCGGGATCGAGGCCTCCGTCGGGTCCGTCGGCGATTCCTTCGACAATGCCGCTGCGGAGGCCGTCAACCGGCTCTGCAAGAAGGAGCTCATTTGGCGGGAGGGGCCGTGGAGCGGCATGGAGGCCGTCGAGGCAGCGACGCTGTCCTGGGTCGACTGGTACAACACCAGCCGCCTGCACGGCCACTGTGCCCACACCCCACCGGCCGAGTACGAGGCCGCCTACTACGCTTCACTCAACCGTGCCCCGGAAACCGCCAGCACGGCATAA